One genomic window of Pseudomonas aeruginosa includes the following:
- a CDS encoding ferric reductase-like transmembrane domain-containing protein gives MTVPTSQSAWHGWRLFAVLAVAVLCMTALVLALQAQPVEGLRSAIRATARSSFALFLAAFLASSLATLVPGPGTRALLRERRYLGLAFAFSHAVHALLILAYWKLFPETFWSGRSVAANIPGSIGYLFILLLTLTSFRTPARLLGPRAWKALHSTGTWVLAGIFCLSFFKRIPMGGWYVLAFATIFSAIVLKLTAKLAVRLRRRDVQPA, from the coding sequence ATGACCGTCCCAACCTCTCAATCCGCCTGGCACGGCTGGCGACTGTTCGCCGTCCTCGCCGTCGCCGTGCTGTGCATGACCGCCCTCGTCCTGGCTCTCCAGGCGCAACCGGTGGAGGGCCTGCGCAGCGCCATCCGCGCCACCGCGCGCAGTTCCTTCGCGCTGTTCCTCGCCGCTTTCCTCGCGTCCTCGCTGGCGACCCTGGTGCCCGGCCCGGGGACCCGCGCGCTGCTCCGTGAAAGGCGCTATCTGGGCCTGGCCTTCGCCTTCTCCCACGCAGTACACGCCTTGCTGATCCTGGCCTACTGGAAGCTGTTCCCCGAGACATTCTGGAGCGGCCGCTCGGTCGCGGCGAACATCCCCGGCTCGATCGGCTACCTGTTCATCCTGCTGCTCACCCTCACCTCCTTCCGCACCCCGGCCCGACTGCTCGGCCCACGCGCCTGGAAAGCCCTGCACTCGACCGGCACCTGGGTGCTGGCGGGCATCTTCTGTCTGTCGTTCTTCAAACGCATCCCCATGGGCGGCTGGTACGTACTGGCGTTCGCCACGATCTTCTCCGCCATCGTCCTCAAGCTCACCGCCAAGCTCGCCGTGCGCTTGCGTCGTCGCGACGTACAGCCGGCCTGA
- a CDS encoding sensor histidine kinase, translating to MKLAVPRPRSLAARLALILFAGLVLAYGLSFASQFYERYQTAKHMMLDSLEQDVAISVAMLDRLTPAEREAWLPRLERRTYRYRLDAGEPGQPLALADAPVAAHSIERALDGQYPLTLRKVADSRPHFQVLLRLRDGSPLTIDVTPAPVPLSGWLPLVLLVQLFLLLLCTGLAVRTAIGPLTRLVKAVEHLDPNRPAQPLAETGPREVAHAAAAFNAMQARIADYLKERMQLLAAISHDLQTPITRMKLRVEFMDASSDRDKLWNDLEEMQHLVREGVAYARSMHGSTETSCRVDLDAFLDSLVFDYQDSGKQVQLDGRTGAVIDTRPHALRRVLVNLVDNALKFAGAARLEVERRTDGGTRIQVLDNGPGIPAEELDEVLKPFYRVENSRNRDTGGTGLGLAIAQQLSLALGGRLTLANRAGGGLCARIELDP from the coding sequence ATGAAGCTCGCCGTGCCGCGCCCGCGCAGCCTCGCCGCGCGCCTGGCGCTGATCCTCTTCGCCGGGCTGGTGCTGGCCTACGGGCTGTCCTTCGCCTCGCAGTTCTACGAGCGCTACCAGACCGCGAAGCACATGATGCTCGACAGCCTCGAACAGGACGTGGCGATCTCGGTAGCCATGCTCGACCGCCTGACGCCCGCCGAGCGCGAGGCCTGGCTGCCGCGCCTGGAACGACGCACCTACCGCTATCGCCTCGACGCCGGCGAGCCCGGCCAGCCGCTGGCGCTGGCCGACGCGCCGGTTGCCGCGCACTCCATCGAACGCGCCCTCGACGGTCAATATCCGCTGACCCTGCGCAAGGTGGCCGACAGCCGTCCGCACTTCCAGGTCCTCCTGCGCCTGCGCGACGGCAGCCCGCTGACCATCGACGTCACGCCGGCCCCGGTGCCGCTGTCCGGCTGGCTGCCGCTGGTGCTGCTGGTGCAGTTGTTCCTGCTGCTGCTCTGCACCGGCCTCGCGGTGCGCACCGCCATCGGCCCGCTGACCCGGCTGGTGAAGGCCGTGGAACATCTCGATCCGAATCGTCCGGCACAGCCTCTCGCGGAAACCGGCCCACGCGAAGTGGCGCATGCGGCGGCGGCCTTCAACGCCATGCAGGCGCGCATCGCCGACTACCTCAAGGAGCGCATGCAATTGCTCGCGGCGATTTCCCACGACCTGCAGACGCCGATCACGCGGATGAAGCTGCGCGTCGAGTTCATGGACGCCTCCAGCGACAGGGACAAGCTGTGGAACGATCTCGAAGAGATGCAGCACCTGGTCCGCGAAGGCGTGGCCTATGCCCGCAGCATGCACGGCAGCACCGAGACCAGTTGCCGGGTGGACCTCGACGCCTTCCTCGACAGCCTGGTCTTCGACTACCAGGACAGCGGCAAGCAGGTACAACTCGACGGCCGTACCGGCGCGGTGATCGACACCCGTCCGCACGCCCTGCGCCGGGTGCTGGTGAACCTGGTCGACAATGCGCTGAAGTTCGCCGGCGCCGCGCGCCTGGAAGTGGAACGCCGTACCGATGGCGGCACGCGAATCCAGGTGCTGGACAATGGCCCGGGGATTCCCGCCGAGGAACTCGACGAGGTGCTCAAGCCCTTCTACCGGGTGGAAAACTCGCGCAATCGCGACACCGGTGGCACCGGCCTCGGCCTGGCCATCGCGCAGCAGCTGAGCCTGGCCCTCGGCGGCCGCCTGACCCTGGCCAACCGCGCCGGCGGCGGGCTTTGCGCGCGCATCGAGCTGGACCCCTGA
- a CDS encoding 2,3-butanediol dehydrogenase produces the protein MKALRWHAARDLRLSELERQAPRPGEVELEVAYCGICGSDLHEYQSGPHSIPQAEAHPLSGCRAPLTLGHEFCGVVAALGPGVEGLRIGDRVAVEPEYRCGECRYCREGRYNLCESMGFIGLMGDGGFAERARVPAYMLHRLPDAVGFRQAAVLEPAAVALHALRRSSLAPGQRCAVFGLGPIGLLLVMLARLRGIEDIVAIDVSPERLALAGEFGASRALDARDGDTAARLREGGALDCAFEAAGSQASLDAALASLRKGGELVLVSLMGEVRLDAFDLVNRELRLLGSVGYRDAYPELIALLADGRLDLARAVTRSVPLEQAVEHGFEALLRDKSQVKVLVNPNPALADA, from the coding sequence ATGAAAGCACTGCGCTGGCACGCTGCCCGCGACCTCCGCCTGAGCGAACTGGAACGCCAGGCGCCGCGGCCCGGCGAAGTCGAACTGGAAGTCGCCTACTGCGGCATCTGCGGCAGCGACCTGCACGAATACCAGAGCGGCCCGCACTCGATTCCCCAGGCCGAGGCGCACCCGCTGTCCGGTTGCCGCGCGCCGCTGACCCTCGGCCATGAGTTCTGCGGCGTGGTCGCCGCGCTCGGCCCTGGCGTGGAGGGACTGCGCATCGGCGACCGCGTCGCGGTGGAGCCGGAATACCGCTGCGGCGAATGCCGCTACTGCCGGGAAGGCCGCTACAACCTCTGCGAGTCGATGGGCTTCATCGGCCTGATGGGCGACGGCGGCTTCGCCGAGCGCGCGCGGGTGCCGGCCTACATGCTGCACCGCCTGCCGGACGCGGTGGGCTTCCGCCAGGCCGCCGTGCTCGAACCGGCCGCCGTGGCCCTGCACGCGCTGCGCCGCAGCAGCCTGGCGCCGGGCCAGCGCTGCGCGGTGTTCGGGCTCGGCCCGATCGGCCTGCTGCTGGTGATGCTCGCCCGCCTGCGCGGAATCGAGGACATCGTCGCGATCGACGTCAGTCCCGAGCGCCTCGCCCTGGCCGGGGAGTTCGGCGCCAGCCGGGCGCTCGACGCCCGCGACGGCGACACGGCGGCGCGCCTGCGCGAGGGCGGCGCGCTCGACTGCGCCTTCGAGGCCGCCGGCAGCCAGGCCAGCCTCGACGCCGCCCTGGCCAGCCTGCGCAAGGGTGGCGAGCTGGTGCTGGTGAGCCTGATGGGCGAGGTCCGGCTGGACGCCTTCGACCTGGTCAACCGCGAACTGCGCCTGCTCGGCAGCGTCGGCTACCGCGACGCCTACCCGGAGCTGATCGCCCTGCTCGCCGACGGCCGCCTCGACCTGGCCCGCGCAGTGACCCGCAGCGTGCCCCTGGAGCAGGCTGTCGAGCACGGTTTCGAGGCCCTGCTGCGCGACAAGTCGCAGGTCAAGGTGCTGGTCAATCCCAACCCGGCCCTGGCCGACGCCTGA
- a CDS encoding DUF2790 domain-containing protein — translation MTRTLLATTLLAALALPAFAAQAAAPVPTESYRYGMPLDVHKVVATQEQASTTCEIVDARMDYLDSAGKLHSLAYRKYASACSQGG, via the coding sequence ATGACTCGCACTCTGCTCGCCACCACCCTGCTCGCCGCGCTTGCGCTTCCCGCGTTCGCCGCCCAGGCCGCCGCACCGGTACCGACCGAAAGCTACCGCTACGGCATGCCGCTGGATGTGCACAAGGTGGTGGCGACCCAGGAACAGGCGTCGACCACCTGCGAGATCGTCGATGCACGGATGGACTACCTAGACTCCGCCGGCAAGCTGCATTCGCTGGCCTACCGCAAGTACGCCAGCGCCTGCAGCCAGGGCGGCTAG
- a CDS encoding GMC family oxidoreductase has protein sequence MTSTARRSFDYIVVGAGSAGCVLANRLSADPAVSVCLVEAGPSDRTPLPAAYIRTPAGIIRLIANPKWNWMHRFAAQPGTANQPIACPRGKVWGGSSAINGMIYIRGDRHDYDRWASLGNRGWSYDELLPYFRRSEHFEPGESPWHGRGGELNVAAQRSPGPINQVFFQAAEEMGWPYNADFNGERQEGIGPFHVTQVNGERCSAARAFLHPALARPNLTVLSSALTLRVLLEGTRATGVEISQAGEVVQLQARREVILSAGSINSPQLLLLSGIGPAAELARHGIVQRHELPGVGENLQDHQDIVLMYRTEAKLGYGLGFSPKGWLPLLRSPWQYLFGRRGALTSNTVESGGFLRLDPQAETPELGLIVAPALKNQPQRLVPFGHGVSLHVAVMHPQSRGRVRLNSPDPHDRPLIEANFLSHPADLDTLVRGFQLVRKLAASRSFARHLKGELVPGPQVSSRGQIEAWIRANLGTVFHPVGTCKMGHDQLAVVDDQLRVHGLQGLRVADASIMPTLITGNTNAPAIMIGEKAADLILGKPAPHAPPARQPAVQALAGA, from the coding sequence ATGACTTCCACTGCCCGCCGTTCGTTCGACTACATCGTGGTCGGCGCCGGCTCCGCCGGTTGCGTCCTGGCCAACCGTCTTTCCGCCGATCCCGCCGTCTCGGTCTGTCTGGTCGAGGCCGGCCCCAGCGACCGCACGCCGCTCCCCGCCGCCTACATCCGCACGCCGGCCGGGATCATCCGCCTGATCGCCAACCCGAAGTGGAACTGGATGCATCGCTTCGCCGCCCAGCCCGGCACCGCCAACCAGCCGATCGCCTGCCCGCGCGGCAAGGTCTGGGGCGGCTCCAGCGCGATCAACGGGATGATCTACATCCGCGGCGACCGCCACGACTACGACCGCTGGGCATCCCTCGGCAACCGTGGCTGGAGCTACGACGAGCTGCTGCCCTACTTTCGCCGCTCGGAACATTTCGAGCCGGGCGAATCGCCCTGGCACGGGCGCGGCGGCGAATTGAACGTCGCCGCGCAGCGCAGCCCGGGCCCGATCAACCAGGTGTTCTTCCAGGCCGCCGAGGAAATGGGCTGGCCGTACAACGCCGACTTCAACGGCGAGCGCCAGGAAGGCATCGGCCCGTTCCACGTCACCCAGGTCAACGGCGAACGCTGTAGCGCGGCGCGCGCCTTCCTGCACCCGGCCCTGGCGCGGCCCAACCTCACCGTGCTCAGCTCGGCGCTGACCCTGCGCGTGCTGCTGGAAGGTACCCGCGCCACCGGCGTGGAGATCAGCCAGGCTGGCGAGGTCGTGCAATTACAGGCACGCCGCGAAGTGATCCTCAGCGCCGGCTCGATCAACTCGCCGCAGCTCCTGTTGCTCTCCGGCATCGGCCCGGCGGCGGAACTGGCGCGCCACGGCATCGTCCAGCGCCATGAGTTGCCTGGGGTCGGCGAGAACCTGCAGGACCACCAGGACATCGTGCTGATGTACCGCACCGAGGCCAAGCTCGGCTACGGCCTGGGCTTCTCGCCGAAGGGCTGGCTGCCGCTGCTGCGCTCGCCCTGGCAGTACCTGTTCGGCCGGCGCGGGGCGCTGACCTCGAACACCGTCGAGTCCGGTGGCTTCCTCCGCCTCGACCCGCAGGCAGAGACCCCGGAGCTGGGTCTGATCGTCGCCCCCGCGCTGAAGAACCAGCCGCAGCGCCTCGTCCCCTTCGGCCACGGGGTCAGCCTGCACGTCGCGGTGATGCACCCGCAGAGCCGCGGGCGGGTCCGCCTGAACTCGCCGGACCCGCACGACCGGCCGCTGATCGAAGCCAACTTCCTCAGCCACCCTGCCGACCTCGATACCCTGGTCCGGGGTTTCCAACTGGTCCGCAAACTGGCCGCCAGCCGCAGCTTCGCCCGTCACCTCAAGGGCGAGCTGGTACCGGGCCCGCAGGTTTCCAGCCGCGGCCAGATCGAGGCCTGGATCCGCGCCAACCTGGGCACCGTGTTCCATCCGGTGGGCACCTGCAAGATGGGCCACGACCAGCTCGCGGTGGTCGACGACCAGTTGCGCGTGCACGGCCTGCAAGGCCTGCGGGTGGCCGATGCGTCGATCATGCCGACGCTGATCACCGGCAATACCAACGCCCCGGCGATCATGATCGGCGAGAAGGCCGCCGACCTGATCCTCGGCAAGCCGGCGCCCCATGCACCGCCCGCGCGACAACCGGCCGTGCAGGCTCTGGCCGGCGCCTGA
- a CDS encoding MFS transporter, whose amino-acid sequence MAHNNNSASYENVLLCVLFLTFGFVFFDRLALSFLFPFMEQELQLSNSHLGMLSSVLALAWAVSGALVGAWSDRRGQRKPLLIVAVILFSLCSALSGLVGGFLSLLLFRGIMGLAEGPILPLSQSLMVEASSPHRRGLNMGLLQGSAAGLLGAVIGPPLLVALAETLGWRHAFIVSLLPGLLIAWLIWRHVRPDPPRAQRPAPRAEEAKGKRLALLKSRNILLCTLISCVFVTWFIVLISFTPTFLVNARGFSPATMGRLMSCLGVAWVVWGFAVPAISDRIGRRPTLVAFSLLAACCPLALLYAPNATSLGLLLLLTYTGLGCFTLFMATIPAETVSRGVIATALGLIMGLGELVGGFLAPTVAGFAADRFGLSIVMWMSCGGALLAAFLSLFLRETAPAVLARQRSAPTSVLQGNQP is encoded by the coding sequence ATGGCGCATAACAACAATTCCGCCAGTTACGAAAACGTCCTGCTCTGCGTGCTGTTCCTGACCTTCGGCTTCGTCTTCTTCGACCGCCTGGCGCTGTCCTTCCTGTTTCCCTTCATGGAACAGGAGCTGCAACTGAGCAACAGCCACCTGGGCATGCTCTCCTCGGTGCTGGCCCTGGCCTGGGCGGTATCCGGCGCGCTGGTCGGCGCCTGGTCCGACCGCCGCGGGCAGCGCAAGCCGCTGCTGATCGTGGCGGTGATCCTGTTCTCGCTGTGCTCGGCGCTGTCCGGGCTGGTCGGCGGCTTCCTCAGCCTGCTGCTGTTCCGCGGCATCATGGGCCTGGCCGAGGGGCCGATCCTGCCGCTCTCGCAATCGCTGATGGTCGAGGCCTCCTCGCCACATCGCCGCGGCCTCAACATGGGTCTGCTACAGGGCTCGGCGGCCGGCCTGCTCGGCGCGGTGATCGGCCCGCCGCTGCTGGTGGCCCTGGCCGAAACCCTCGGCTGGCGTCACGCCTTCATCGTCTCGTTGCTGCCGGGCCTGCTGATCGCCTGGTTGATCTGGCGCCATGTGCGTCCCGACCCGCCCCGCGCGCAGCGCCCGGCGCCGCGCGCAGAAGAAGCGAAAGGCAAGCGCCTGGCACTGCTGAAGAGCCGCAACATCCTGCTCTGCACCCTGATCAGTTGCGTATTCGTCACCTGGTTCATCGTGCTGATTTCCTTTACCCCGACCTTCCTGGTCAACGCCCGCGGCTTCAGCCCGGCGACCATGGGCAGGCTGATGAGCTGCCTGGGCGTCGCCTGGGTGGTCTGGGGCTTCGCCGTACCGGCGATATCCGATCGCATCGGCCGTCGACCGACCCTGGTGGCGTTCTCCCTGCTCGCCGCGTGTTGCCCGCTGGCGCTGCTCTATGCGCCGAACGCGACCAGCCTCGGCCTGCTGTTGCTGCTGACCTACACCGGGCTCGGCTGCTTCACCCTGTTCATGGCAACCATCCCGGCGGAGACCGTCTCGCGCGGCGTCATCGCCACCGCCCTCGGCCTGATCATGGGCCTCGGCGAACTGGTCGGCGGTTTCCTCGCGCCGACCGTGGCCGGCTTCGCCGCCGACCGCTTCGGCCTGTCCATCGTCATGTGGATGTCCTGCGGCGGCGCCCTGCTCGCCGCGTTCCTCTCGCTGTTCCTGCGCGAAACCGCGCCCGCCGTGCTGGCGCGCCAGCGCAGCGCGCCTACCTCCGTCCTGCAAGGAAACCAACCATGA
- the bfmR gene encoding two-component system response regulator BfmR has product MEHVDHILIVDDDREIRELVGNYLKKNGLRTTIVADGRQMRAFLEANTVDLIVLDIMMPGDDGLLLCRELRVGKHKATPVLMLTARNDETDRIIGLEMGADDYLTKPFSARELLARINAVLRRTRMLPPNLTVSESSRLIGFGQWQLDTSARHLLDDAGTVVALSGAEYRLLRVFLDHPQRVLSRDQLLNLTQGREADIFDRSIDLLVSRLRQRLGDDAREPEYIKTVRSEGYVFSLPVRLVEAHP; this is encoded by the coding sequence ATGGAGCATGTCGATCACATCCTGATCGTCGACGATGACCGCGAGATTCGCGAGCTGGTAGGCAACTACCTGAAGAAGAACGGCCTGCGCACCACCATCGTCGCCGATGGCCGGCAGATGCGCGCGTTCCTCGAAGCCAACACGGTGGACCTGATCGTCCTCGACATCATGATGCCCGGCGACGACGGCCTGCTGCTCTGCCGCGAGCTGCGCGTCGGCAAGCACAAGGCCACGCCGGTGCTGATGCTCACCGCGCGCAACGACGAGACCGACCGCATCATCGGCCTGGAGATGGGCGCCGACGACTACCTGACCAAGCCCTTCTCCGCCCGCGAACTGCTTGCCCGGATCAACGCCGTGCTGCGGCGTACGCGGATGCTGCCGCCGAACCTCACCGTGAGCGAGAGCAGCCGGCTGATCGGCTTCGGCCAGTGGCAACTGGACACCAGCGCCCGCCACCTGCTCGACGACGCCGGCACCGTGGTCGCCCTCAGCGGCGCCGAGTACCGCCTGCTGCGGGTGTTCCTCGATCATCCGCAACGGGTACTCAGTCGCGACCAGTTGCTCAACCTGACCCAGGGCCGCGAGGCGGACATCTTCGACCGTTCCATCGACCTGCTGGTCAGCCGCCTGCGCCAACGCCTCGGCGACGACGCCCGCGAACCGGAGTACATCAAGACCGTGCGCAGCGAGGGCTATGTGTTCTCGCTGCCGGTGCGACTGGTCGAGGCCCATCCATGA
- a CDS encoding SDR family NAD(P)-dependent oxidoreductase translates to MVFQHDIYAGQQVLVTGGSSGIGAAIAMQFAELGAEVVALGLDADGVHAPRHPRIRREELDITDSQRLQRLFEALPRLDVLVNNAGISRDREEYDLATFERVLRLNLSAAMLASQLARPLLAQRGGSILNIASMYSTFGSADRPAYSASKGAIVQLTRSLACEYAAERIRVNAIAPGWIDTPLGAGLKADVEATRRIMQRTPLARWGEAPEVASAAAFLCGPGASFVTGAVLAVDGGYLCA, encoded by the coding sequence ATGGTTTTCCAACACGATATCTACGCCGGCCAGCAGGTGCTGGTCACTGGCGGCAGCTCCGGCATCGGCGCGGCCATCGCCATGCAGTTCGCCGAACTCGGCGCCGAAGTCGTCGCCCTCGGCCTGGACGCCGACGGCGTGCACGCACCGCGTCATCCGCGGATTCGCCGGGAAGAACTGGACATCACCGACAGCCAGCGCCTGCAACGGCTGTTCGAAGCGCTGCCGCGCCTGGATGTGCTGGTGAACAACGCCGGCATCAGCCGCGACCGCGAGGAATACGACCTGGCTACCTTCGAACGGGTGCTGCGCCTCAACCTGAGCGCCGCCATGCTCGCCAGCCAACTGGCCCGGCCGCTGCTGGCGCAGCGCGGCGGCAGCATCCTCAACATCGCCTCGATGTACAGCACCTTCGGTTCCGCCGACCGCCCGGCCTACAGCGCCAGCAAGGGCGCCATCGTCCAGCTCACCCGTTCCCTGGCCTGCGAGTATGCCGCCGAGCGCATCCGGGTCAACGCCATCGCCCCCGGCTGGATCGACACGCCGCTGGGCGCCGGGCTCAAGGCCGACGTCGAGGCCACCCGCCGGATCATGCAGCGCACGCCGCTGGCGCGCTGGGGCGAGGCGCCCGAGGTGGCCAGCGCCGCGGCCTTCCTCTGCGGTCCCGGCGCCAGCTTCGTCACCGGCGCCGTGCTGGCGGTGGACGGCGGCTATCTCTGCGCCTGA
- a CDS encoding carbohydrate porin, with product MKTLRTLPALLCAGFLGLSAQAAEDSRSGPLAGFGERLQRHGVKTHAQFWSLSLKNLDTGPRQHSFGNSGDLFLGADLDLATLAGLDGASLHIEETLFILDRGTGQPTGPSWQGAVGSYFGGAPLHNDIGANQLSLLTWQQQWLGGRLDSHLGRTNARRYFLIYNCETVVTCNDPIIDASTGILPPPYGAWGGYLKYRATPTLYLHAGAFESNPVDYLKKRHGLDFGTDDASGTSLLLGIGDKREESLDPYRSHYELNAYLNTANQVDPLTGASDHGSAGGFFKFQQLFWRADGGRLDSPRALGLFGSLSVSADDKQPFRHFAELGLTYHAPFDRTRDKLNLKASYLRLNDHQLEFQRQARIAAGGDAKLGQRDVYALETNAHIALTPHIALEPSVQYIFNPDNYYNPGARELSGDGFVVGLQLMVDMGSLLGL from the coding sequence ATGAAAACCCTCCGCACCTTGCCGGCGCTGCTCTGCGCCGGTTTCCTCGGTCTCTCCGCGCAGGCAGCCGAAGACAGCCGCAGCGGCCCGCTGGCCGGGTTCGGCGAACGACTCCAGCGCCACGGCGTGAAGACCCACGCGCAGTTCTGGAGCCTGTCGCTGAAGAACCTCGACACCGGCCCGCGCCAGCACAGCTTCGGCAACAGCGGCGACCTGTTCCTCGGCGCCGACCTCGACCTCGCCACCCTCGCCGGCCTGGACGGCGCCTCGCTGCACATCGAGGAAACCCTGTTCATCCTCGACCGCGGCACCGGTCAGCCCACCGGGCCGAGCTGGCAGGGCGCGGTGGGCAGCTACTTCGGCGGCGCGCCGCTGCACAACGACATCGGCGCCAACCAGCTGAGCCTGCTCACCTGGCAGCAGCAGTGGCTGGGCGGACGCCTCGACAGCCATCTCGGACGGACCAATGCGCGGCGCTATTTCCTGATCTACAACTGCGAGACCGTGGTCACCTGCAACGACCCGATCATCGACGCCTCCACCGGCATCCTGCCGCCGCCCTACGGCGCCTGGGGCGGCTACTTGAAGTACCGGGCGACCCCGACCCTGTACCTGCACGCCGGGGCCTTCGAGTCCAACCCGGTGGATTACCTGAAGAAGCGCCATGGCCTCGATTTCGGCACCGACGACGCCAGCGGCACCAGCCTGCTGCTGGGGATCGGCGACAAGCGCGAGGAAAGCCTCGATCCCTACCGCTCGCACTATGAACTCAACGCCTACCTGAACACCGCCAACCAGGTCGACCCGCTCACCGGCGCCAGCGACCACGGCAGCGCCGGCGGCTTCTTCAAGTTCCAGCAGCTGTTCTGGCGCGCCGACGGCGGCCGCCTCGATTCGCCGAGGGCGCTGGGGCTGTTCGGCTCGCTGTCGGTATCGGCCGACGACAAGCAGCCGTTCCGTCATTTCGCCGAGCTGGGCCTGACCTACCATGCGCCCTTCGACCGCACGCGGGACAAGCTCAACCTCAAGGCCAGCTACCTGCGCCTGAACGATCACCAGCTGGAGTTCCAGCGCCAGGCGCGGATCGCCGCTGGAGGCGATGCGAAACTCGGCCAGCGCGACGTGTACGCCCTGGAAACCAATGCGCACATCGCACTGACCCCGCACATCGCGCTGGAGCCGTCGGTGCAGTACATCTTCAACCCGGACAACTACTACAACCCCGGCGCTCGCGAACTGAGCGGAGACGGTTTCGTCGTCGGCCTGCAACTGATGGTCGACATGGGCTCGCTGCTGGGGCTTTAG
- a CDS encoding 2,4'-dihydroxyacetophenone dioxygenase family protein → MPELATREFWKDLQPIPDCFKPDAKPEVYLRNAPTEDERLYVPFTETVKSRPLWISPSENRWCDILMATSAGLVNRHYHPHEVFAYTISGKWGYLEHDWTATAGDFVYETPGEGHTLVAYEHEQPMRAFFIVKGPLVWLDEKGNADGIFDVHDYIAMCREHYDKIGVGAAYIDSLFR, encoded by the coding sequence ATGCCCGAACTCGCCACCCGTGAATTCTGGAAAGACCTGCAACCGATTCCCGACTGCTTCAAGCCGGACGCCAAGCCCGAGGTCTACCTGCGCAACGCGCCGACCGAGGACGAGCGCCTCTACGTGCCCTTCACCGAGACCGTGAAGTCGCGTCCGCTGTGGATCTCGCCAAGCGAAAACCGCTGGTGCGACATCCTGATGGCGACGAGCGCCGGCCTGGTCAACCGCCACTACCACCCGCACGAGGTGTTCGCCTACACCATCAGCGGCAAGTGGGGCTACCTGGAGCACGACTGGACCGCCACCGCCGGCGACTTCGTCTACGAGACGCCCGGCGAGGGCCACACCCTGGTGGCCTACGAGCACGAGCAGCCGATGCGTGCATTCTTCATCGTCAAGGGACCGCTGGTCTGGCTCGACGAGAAGGGCAACGCGGACGGCATCTTCGACGTCCACGACTACATCGCGATGTGCCGTGAGCACTACGACAAGATCGGCGTCGGCGCCGCCTACATCGACTCCCTGTTCCGCTGA